In a single window of the Coffea eugenioides isolate CCC68of chromosome 3, Ceug_1.0, whole genome shotgun sequence genome:
- the LOC113765526 gene encoding auxin-induced protein PCNT115-like codes for MAASVKVPRIKLGSQGLVVSAQGLGCMGMSAFYGAPKPEPDMIKLIHHAISRGITHLDTSDLYGPHTNEILIGKALKEGIRAKVELATKFAVNLQDGKFDVRGDPAYVRASCEASLKRLDVDCIDLYYQHRIDTRVPIEVTIGELKKLVEEGKIKYIGLSEASASTIRRAHAVHPITAVQLEWSLWTRDVEEEIIPTCRELGIGIVAYSPLGSGFFSSGPKLVEDFTEGDVRKYMPRFQAENLEHNKNLYEQVNAIASRKGCTPSQLALAWVHHQGKDVCPIPGTTKIENLDQNIGALSVKLSAEDMAELESIASAIKGERCASEAGTWKTADTPPLSTWKCT; via the exons ATGGCGGCGTCAGTGAAAGTGCCAAGAATCAAGCTGGGGTCGCAAGGTCTTGTAGTTTCAGCTCAAGGGCTGGGCTGCATGGGCATGTCAGCCTTCTACGGGGCGCCAAAGCCCGAGCCTGATATGATCAAACTCATCCACCATGCTATTAGCAGAGGTATCACCCATCTTGACACCTCCGATCTCTATGGACCTCACACCAACGAAATACTCATTGGCAAG GCCTTGAAGGAAGGAATAAGAGCGAAAGTGGAGCTAGCAACAAAATTTGCAGTCAATTTGCAGGATGGGAAGTTCGATGTGCGTGGTGATCCAGCCTATGTGAGGGCTTCTTGTGAAGCGAGTTTGAAGCGGCTTGATGTTGACTGCATTGATCTCTATTATCAACATCGAATTGATACACGTGTGCCCATTGAAGTCACG ATAGGAGAGCTCAAGAAACTGGTTGAAGAGGGTAAAATAAAGTATATAGGTCTGTCTGAGGCCTCAGCTTCAACAATTCGAAGAGCACATGCTGTTCACCCAATAACAGCTGTGCAGTTGGAGTGGTCATTGTGGACCAGAGATGTCGAGGAAGAGATTATTCCCACTTGCAG AGAGCTTGGAATAGGGATTGTTGCATACAGTCCACTTGGAAGCGGATTCTTCTCTTCAGGTCCAAAGCTGGTCGAGGATTTTACTGAAGGTGATGTCAGAAAG TATATGCCAAGGTTTCAAGCAGAGAATTTGGAGCACAACAAGAACTTGTACGAGCAGGTCAATGCGATTGCTTCAAGGAAGGGTTGTACTCCATCACAGCTAGCATTGGCCTGGGTCCATCACCAAGGCAAAGATGTTTGCCCCATACCTGGCACTACCAAGATTGAGAACCTCGATCAGAATATAGGAGCTTTGTCTGTAAAACTGTCGGCAGAGGATATGGCGGAACTTGAATCTATTGCTTCAGCTATCAAGGGTGAGAGATGTGCGTCTGAAGCTGGCACTTGGAAAACTGCTGATACTCCACCTTTGTCAACCTGGAAGTGCACATGA
- the LOC113765376 gene encoding auxin-induced protein PCNT115-like isoform X1 gives MAARVTVPRIKMGSQGLEVSAQGLGCMGMSAFYGPPKPEPDMIKLIHYAISRGITHLDTANFYGPYTNEILIGKALKEGKRETVQLATKFAFIDQDGQSGIRGDPAHVRAVCEGSLKRLGLDCIDLYYQPRIDTNVPIEVTVGEFKKLVEEGKIKYIGLSEASASTIRRAHAVHPITAVQLEWSLWTRDVEEEIIPTCRELGIGIVAYSPLGRGFFSSGPKLVDNLADDDYRKHMPRFQAENLEHNKNLYERVNAIASRKGCTPSQLALAWVHHQGNDVCPIPGTTKIENLDQNIGALCVKLSAEEMAELESIASAGVKGERYGPEVSTWQNSETPPLSTWKGI, from the exons ATGGCAGCACGAGTTACAGTGCCAAGAATCAAGATGGGATCGCAAGGTCTCGAAGTTTCAGCGCAAGGGCTGGGCTGCATGGGCATGTCAGCCTTCTACGGCCCACCAAAGCCGGAGCCCGACATGATCAAACTCATTCACTATGCTATTAGCAGAGGCATCACCCATCTTGATACCGCGAATTTTTATGGACCCTACACCAACGAAATCCTCATCGGCAAG GCCTTGAAGGAAGGAAAGAGAGAGACAGTGCAGCTAGCAACAAAATTTGCATTCATTGATCAGGATGGGCAGTCTGGTATACGTGGTGATCCAGCCCATGTGAGAGCTGTATGTGAAGGCAGCTTGAAGCGGCTTGGTTTGGATTGCATTGATCTCTATTATCAGCCTCGCATTGATACAAATGTGCCCATTGAAGTCACG GTAGGAGAATTTAAGAAATTGGTTGAAGAGGGTAAAATAAAGTATATAGGTCTGTCTGAGGCCTCAGCTTCAACAATTCGAAGAGCACATGCTGTTCATCCAATAACAGCTGTACAGTTGGAGTGGTCATTGTGGACCAGAGATGTCGAGGAAGAGATTATTCCCACTTGCAG AGAGCTTGGAATAGGGATTGTTGCATACAGTCCACTTGGAAGAGGATTCTTCTCTTCAGGTCCAAAGCTGGTTGACAATTTGGCTGACGATGACTATCGAAAG CATATGCCAAGGTTTCAAGCAGAGAATTTGGAGCACAACAAGAACTTGTACGAGCGGGTCAATGCCATTGCTTCAAGGAAGGGTTGTACTCCATCACAGCTAGCATTGGCCTGGGTCCATCACCAAGGCAATGATGTTTGCCCCATACCTGGCACTACCAAGATTGAGAACCTCGATCAGAATATAGGAGCTTTGTGTGTAAAACTGTCAGCAGAGGAAATGGCAGAACTTGAATCTATTGCTTCCGCTGGAGTCAAGGGTGAGAGATACGGGCCTGAAGTCAGCACTTGGCAAAATTCTGAAACTCCACCATTGTCAACGTGGAAGGGCATATGA